The following DNA comes from Acetomicrobium sp. S15 = DSM 107314.
TGCCATTCCTGATGCGCGTCAGCATATCTGCTATTGGGTCATTGACATACATCGTCCCATCCTCCCGATTCTGGCTACCAGCTCGCCTTGATCACGCCAGGGACCTTTCCCTCACGCGCCAACTTTCTGAAACAGCAACGGCACATCTGGAACTTGCGCAAAAACGAGCGCGGCCTCCCACAGATTGGGCATCTATTATACTTCCGCACCGGAAATTTGGGCTCCCTGGTTGCCTTTACCATAAGCGCCTTTGTAGACACCTATACATCACCTTCCTCAGCGGCTGAAAGGAAAGCCAAGCTCAGCAAGGAGAGCCTGAGCTTCCTCGTCTTTTTTAGCGGTGGTAACGATCGTAATGTTCATACCCCGTACCTTTAACACCTTGTCATAATCGATCTCCGGAAAAACGAGTTGCTCTCGCAAACCTAAATTATAATTGCCCCTGCCGTCGAAACTGCGCCTCGAAATGCCGCGAAAGTCCTTTATACGCGGCAAGGCGACGGTGACGAGGCGATCCAAAAACTCCCACATTCGCGCTCCGCGCAACGTTACCATGCACCCCACCGGCATACCAGCACGAACCTTGAAGTTGGCCACAGATCTCTTTGCGCGCTTAAGGACAGGGCGTTGCCCCGTTATGAGCGCAACCTCTTCCATGACCGCATCCAGGTATTTTATGTCCTGCTTTGCCTCCCCCACGCCGACGTTGATGACCACCTTCTCAATGCGAGGCACTTCCATGACATTTTTGTAGCCAAACGTTTGCATGACACGAGGCACAGCATCGCGATATTTCTGCAAAAAACGAGAAACCATATCGACGCCTCCCCTATACCTTGTCCACGATCTCCCCACACTGCTTGCACAGGCGGACTTTACGGCCATCCTGCATGAAAGCCCTTTTGACCCGCGTCGGCTTGCCGCAGGCCGGACAAACGAACATGAGCTTACATGCATATATGGGAGATTCTTGCTTAATGATGCCGCCCTGAGGGTTCTTCTTGCTCGGGCGCGCATGTTTTGTGACTATGTTTACGCCTTCCACAACCGCCATACCGCGGCTCGGTATGTTGCGAAGAACCTTACCTTCTTTGCCCTTATCTTTCCCAGATATTACGCGCACCATATCGCCTTTTTTAATTCGCATCTTGCCCATCTCAAAATCCACCTCATATCACCTCGGGAGCCAACGAGACAATTCGCATGAACTTCTTCTCCCTGAGCTCCCTTGCCACCGGACCGAATATGCGTGTCCCCCGTGGATTTCCCTGATTGTCTATCAAGACTGCCGCGTTGTCGTCGAAACGAACGTATGAGCCATCCCTTCTTCGCACTTCTTTTTTAGTGCGAACTATTACTGCTTTTACCACATCACCCTTTGAGATATCGCTGTTAGGGGCAGCCTCTTTGACAGAGGCAACTATCGTGTCTCCGATTGTGCCCCAGCGCCGCTTGCTGCCGCCCAACACTTGTATGCACATTATTCTCTTGGCACCGGAGTTGTCTGCGACATTAAGCATCGTTTGAAGCTGAATCATCGATCCTACCTCCCTCGTTGGAGGCTTCGCCTTCCAAAAGTTGAGCTTTGGCCACTACCGTAACTACTCTCCACCTTTTGCGGCGAGAGAGGGGCCTGGTTTCTTCTATTTGCACTGTATCACCAACGCGACAGCTGTTCCCTTCGTTATGGGCCATATACTTCTTGTGCCTGACCACTCGTTTGCCGTAAAGCGGATGCTCGGCAGTGCGCGTAACGCGGACGACGACGGTTTTATCCATCTTGTCGCTCACCACCACTCCCACCCGCGTCTTACGGCGGGACAGATGTTCCTCCATCGTTGCTACCTCCTCACCGTCGAGCGATCCGGGGATAATTCTTTTTCCCTCACGACCGTCAAAATCCTCGCTATAGTTCGCTTTACCTCTTTAATCCTCCCAGTATTGCCCAACTGGCCAATGGCATTCTGGAAGCGCAAATTAAAGAGCTCTTCCTTGTATTGGAGATGCTTTTCTCTGAGTTCGTCCAGCGTTAGATCGCGAAGCTCGCCCGCTTTCATCCTCACTCACCACCCATTCCCTCTCGACAGATGACCCGAACCTTTATGGGAAGCTTACAGGAGGCCGCACGAAAGGCCTCTTCTACAAGCTCCTTAGAGATCCCAGCCACCTCAAAGAGGACACGACCTCTTTTGACAGGGGCAACCCACAGTTCGGGCGTGCCCTTGCCTTTGCCCATGCGCGTTTCAAGAGGTTTTTTGGTATAGGCTACATCGGGGAAGACGCGAATCCACATCCTTCCGCCCTTACGCAACCTACGAGTGATGGCAATCCTGGCCGCCTCTATCTGGCGAGCGGTAAGCCAAACATTCTCCAAGGCCTGAAGACCATAGTCTCCAAACGCCACATTAGCCCCTCTCCTGGCCATGCCCCTGAGAGGAGGACGGTGCGGTTTTCTGTATTTAACTCGCTTGGGCATGAGCATCTGTCTTATCACCCTCCTGGGAACCGACAAGGCTCGCCCTTTCAAGGCTGGCATCGCCCTTGTATATCCAAACCTTGATGCCAATGGCGCCTGCTATCGTGCGAGCTGTCGCAAAACCATAATCGATATCGGCCCTAATCGTAGATAGGGGAAGTTGCCCCTCGAGATACCATTCCTTACGAGCTATTTCAGCACCACCCAAACGACCGGAGCACTGAATTTTTACGCCCTTAGCGCCCGCCTTCATGGCCCTGAATATGGCCTGCTTCA
Coding sequences within:
- a CDS encoding type Z 30S ribosomal protein S14 encodes the protein MSTKALMVKATREPKFPVRKYNRCPICGRPRSFLRKFQMCRCCFRKLAREGKVPGVIKASW
- the rplE gene encoding 50S ribosomal protein L5, with protein sequence MVSRFLQKYRDAVPRVMQTFGYKNVMEVPRIEKVVINVGVGEAKQDIKYLDAVMEEVALITGQRPVLKRAKRSVANFKVRAGMPVGCMVTLRGARMWEFLDRLVTVALPRIKDFRGISRRSFDGRGNYNLGLREQLVFPEIDYDKVLKVRGMNITIVTTAKKDEEAQALLAELGFPFSR
- the rplX gene encoding 50S ribosomal protein L24, which translates into the protein MGKMRIKKGDMVRVISGKDKGKEGKVLRNIPSRGMAVVEGVNIVTKHARPSKKNPQGGIIKQESPIYACKLMFVCPACGKPTRVKRAFMQDGRKVRLCKQCGEIVDKV
- the rplN gene encoding 50S ribosomal protein L14, whose protein sequence is MIQLQTMLNVADNSGAKRIMCIQVLGGSKRRWGTIGDTIVASVKEAAPNSDISKGDVVKAVIVRTKKEVRRRDGSYVRFDDNAAVLIDNQGNPRGTRIFGPVARELREKKFMRIVSLAPEVI
- the rpsQ gene encoding 30S ribosomal protein S17, with the protein product MEEHLSRRKTRVGVVVSDKMDKTVVVRVTRTAEHPLYGKRVVRHKKYMAHNEGNSCRVGDTVQIEETRPLSRRKRWRVVTVVAKAQLLEGEASNEGGRIDDSASNDA
- the rpmC gene encoding 50S ribosomal protein L29, with protein sequence MKAGELRDLTLDELREKHLQYKEELFNLRFQNAIGQLGNTGRIKEVKRTIARILTVVREKELSPDRSTVRR
- the rplP gene encoding 50S ribosomal protein L16 gives rise to the protein MLMPKRVKYRKPHRPPLRGMARRGANVAFGDYGLQALENVWLTARQIEAARIAITRRLRKGGRMWIRVFPDVAYTKKPLETRMGKGKGTPELWVAPVKRGRVLFEVAGISKELVEEAFRAASCKLPIKVRVICREGMGGE